The Alcaligenes aquatilis genome contains the following window.
GTCATCGAGGCCTTTGCCTGCGAGCCGCCCGAGACCATGACTCGGCAACTGAAGGCCGACAGCCATGTATGGATCAATCTGGATTACCTAAGCGCCGAGCCCTGGGTACAGGGCTGCCACGGCCTGCCCTCCCCGCAAGCAGGTGGGGCGAACAAATATTTCTTCTTTCCCGGCTTTGTCCCGCAAACAGGGGGCCTGCTGCGTGAAAGCGATCTGCTGGCCCGCCGCGACACCTTCTTGAAGGACGATACGGCCTATCAGGCCATGCTGAACCGTCTGGGCGTATCGCAGAAACACGTCCAAGCCCTGCTCCAGGGCGAGATGCAGCAAATGTTCCTGTTCTGCTATCCCGATGCACCCGTGCTGGCTCTGCCCGAAGTGCTGTCCTCGCTACAGCAGAAAACCCTGCTGCTGGTGCCCGAGTCCGTTGCCCAGCACCTCCCGGAATTAGCCAAAGGCCACCTGCTGATCCAACGCATCCCCGCTGTGAATCAGGCCGACTTTGATGCCTTGCTCTGGCGCAGTGCGCTCAATATCGTGCGCGGCGAGGACTCTCTGGTGCGTGCCATCTGGGCCGGGCAACCCATGCTGTGGCAGCCCTACGTACAGGAAGAACAGGCCCATCTGGACAAGCTGCAAGCCTGGCTGGATACCGGCAATCTACCCGAGCCGGTTCAAGCCCTGCATCTGGCCTGGAGCAGTGCGGATCAGGCCGGCGCTGCCGCCGCCTTGCGCCGCAGTCTGGAACCGCAGGTGTTGCGTCTATGGCAACAAGAAGCCCGTGCATATAGTACAAAACTGGCTGAACAAGCCGATTTGGCCAGCAGTTTGCTGAGTTTTTACACCCAAGTCGCCCGAAAACGCTAAAATAACAGATTACTTCTTAAAAGCTCCCTGACACTGCGTTTGGCGGAGCCTGTCCCATTCGGAGTTTTTTTAATGAAAACCGCACAAGAACTGCGCGTTGGTAACGTCGCGATGGTCAATGGCGACCCTCTGGTCGTTCAGAAAACGGAATACAACAAATCCGGTCGCAACTCCGCCGTTGTCAAACTGAAGTTCAAGAACCTGCTGACCGGCTCGAACAGCGAAGCCGTGCACAAAGCTGACGAAAAATTTGAAGTTGTCCAGCTTGAAAAGCGCGAATGCACTTACTCCTACTTCGCTGACCCCATGTATGTTTTCATGGACGAAGAGTACAACCAGTACGAAATCGAAGCCGAAAGCATGGGCGACGCTCTGGACTACCTGGAAGAAAACATGTCCGTTGAGGCCGTTTTCTACGAAGGTCGTGCCATCTCGGTTGAGCTGCCCACCATCATCGTGCGCGAAATCACCTACACCGAACCTGCCGTGAAAGGCGATACCTCCGGTAAAGTATTAAAGCCCGCCAAGATCAACACAGGTACCGAAATCAGCGTGCCTCTGTTCTGCAACATCGGCGACAAGATCGAAATCGATACTCGCACTGGCGAATACCGCAGCCGCGTGATGTAAGAAAGACGTCGTGCCGCCCAGTGCGGTACGCGCAAAAAAAAGGGGCTGTAAAAACAGCCCCTTTTTCCTGCCTGCCAGATTCACCGAGTGGCCTTCTGGGCAGGGCAACGGCAGACTTGATACCACTAACTTTAACGAACACAGTATTCAGTCCGCCAGCTCTTACCTCGCCCCAAACGCCTCTTCAAAAATACCCACAATCGTCTTCTTATCCGTCTGAATCGGATTAGTCGCTCCACACACATCCTTGAGTGCGTTCTCAGCCAGAACTGAGAAATCTTCCCGCTTCACTCCCAGCTCTTCCAGCGACTTCGGAATCCCCACAATATCGGCCAGCTTTTTAATTGCTGCAATCACATCCAGACCTTTGAGGTCAGGATTGTTGTCCGACAATATCTTACCCAGTTCGTCCAAACGCCCTTTTACCGCTTGCATATTGAAAGCCTGCACATGCGGCAGCAGCAGGGCATTACAAACACCATGCGGCAGGTCGTAGAAACCACCTAACTGGTGAGCCATAGCATGCACATAGCCCAGCGACGCGTTATTGAATGCCATCCCTCCCAAAAACTGGGCATACGCCATCTGTTCACGGGCTTTTTTGTTATGCGGCTCACGCACCGCGATAGGCAAGTATTTAGCAACCAGCTCGACAACTTTCACCGCACAGGCGTCGGTAATGGGAGTGGCAATGGTCGATACATAGGCTTCGACTGCGTGAGTCAGGGCATCCATGCCGGTGGCAGCGGTTAGCGAGGCGGGCATGCCTTCCATCAGTTCTGAGTCATTCACTGACA
Protein-coding sequences here:
- a CDS encoding iron-containing alcohol dehydrogenase, coding for MTVSEFFMTSHNVLGPGALDQAMPIVGRMGFKKALIITDSDLAKLGMAKLVADKLIAQGIDTAIFDQVQPNPTVGNVNAGLEALKAHGADMIVSLGGGSSHDCAKGVALVASNGGKIADYEGVDKSAKPQLPLLAINTTAGTASEMTRFTIITDETRHVKMAIIDRHITPFLSVNDSELMEGMPASLTAATGMDALTHAVEAYVSTIATPITDACAVKVVELVAKYLPIAVREPHNKKAREQMAYAQFLGGMAFNNASLGYVHAMAHQLGGFYDLPHGVCNALLLPHVQAFNMQAVKGRLDELGKILSDNNPDLKGLDVIAAIKKLADIVGIPKSLEELGVKREDFSVLAENALKDVCGATNPIQTDKKTIVGIFEEAFGAR
- the efp gene encoding elongation factor P, which produces MKTAQELRVGNVAMVNGDPLVVQKTEYNKSGRNSAVVKLKFKNLLTGSNSEAVHKADEKFEVVQLEKRECTYSYFADPMYVFMDEEYNQYEIEAESMGDALDYLEENMSVEAVFYEGRAISVELPTIIVREITYTEPAVKGDTSGKVLKPAKINTGTEISVPLFCNIGDKIEIDTRTGEYRSRVM
- the earP gene encoding elongation factor P maturation arginine rhamnosyltransferase EarP codes for the protein MNTATVSQPVSIDLFCRVIDNLGDIGVCWRLARQLAARPEVAQLRLWVDDLHSFSRIQSEIQSGLQSQRLQGVDIEHWHNARQDYPAPHPFVIEAFACEPPETMTRQLKADSHVWINLDYLSAEPWVQGCHGLPSPQAGGANKYFFFPGFVPQTGGLLRESDLLARRDTFLKDDTAYQAMLNRLGVSQKHVQALLQGEMQQMFLFCYPDAPVLALPEVLSSLQQKTLLLVPESVAQHLPELAKGHLLIQRIPAVNQADFDALLWRSALNIVRGEDSLVRAIWAGQPMLWQPYVQEEQAHLDKLQAWLDTGNLPEPVQALHLAWSSADQAGAAAALRRSLEPQVLRLWQQEARAYSTKLAEQADLASSLLSFYTQVARKR